Proteins found in one Brevibacillus brevis genomic segment:
- a CDS encoding GerAB/ArcD/ProY family transporter, whose translation MKINIDVSKDNTITAFLAGVLVHGTQLGMGILGFQRIIAKEAGHDAWISVVLAALFTHLTVMTINKTLQKYPSADIYGIQEDVFGKWLGTGISIIYLTYFFVSAGVILRTYIEVVQTWMFPNLPTWVLSGIILFLAFYTVVGGIRVIAGYALFSFMVTIWMIFELYFPLKFARWEYLFPIMDTSLENLFNGMIAMSLTSAGFEILYVAYPYVQNKERVQKSVQLGVLVTYLIYLLVMIVALVFFSQGQLMRTIWATLNMQKMVYLPILERFELVVISLWLLVILPNIMLYLWASARGLKRLFGFNLRHSLYWIIPVIYVASLSLLSRQEMSRMTNIYSHITLYIIYVYPYFLYLMVWLKQRKQRAKPTSKGESA comes from the coding sequence ATGAAGATCAACATCGATGTAAGCAAGGACAATACGATAACGGCATTTCTTGCAGGGGTTCTTGTGCATGGCACGCAGTTAGGGATGGGCATTTTGGGCTTCCAACGAATCATTGCCAAGGAAGCGGGGCACGATGCTTGGATATCTGTCGTACTCGCTGCCTTGTTTACTCATCTTACGGTGATGACCATTAACAAGACCTTGCAAAAATACCCCTCAGCCGATATTTACGGAATTCAGGAAGATGTGTTTGGAAAGTGGCTGGGAACAGGCATTAGCATCATTTATTTGACCTATTTTTTTGTGTCGGCTGGAGTCATTTTACGCACCTACATTGAAGTTGTCCAAACCTGGATGTTTCCGAATTTACCGACGTGGGTTCTGTCAGGAATCATCCTGTTTCTAGCGTTTTACACAGTCGTAGGGGGGATAAGAGTCATCGCAGGCTATGCATTGTTCTCCTTTATGGTCACGATATGGATGATATTTGAGTTATATTTCCCCTTGAAATTTGCCAGGTGGGAATATTTGTTTCCCATCATGGACACCAGCCTGGAGAACCTTTTCAATGGAATGATTGCCATGTCTTTGACCAGTGCCGGCTTTGAGATCCTCTACGTTGCCTATCCATATGTACAAAATAAAGAGAGGGTACAAAAAAGTGTACAGTTGGGGGTGCTGGTGACGTATCTGATCTATTTGCTAGTTATGATTGTGGCGCTGGTCTTTTTTAGTCAGGGCCAGCTCATGAGAACGATCTGGGCGACACTCAATATGCAAAAGATGGTGTACCTCCCTATTCTGGAAAGGTTTGAGCTGGTTGTCATTTCGTTATGGCTTCTCGTGATCTTGCCGAATATCATGCTGTATTTGTGGGCTTCTGCCCGAGGTCTCAAGCGCTTGTTCGGATTCAATCTACGTCATTCGTTGTATTGGATTATACCCGTGATTTATGTAGCCTCCTTGTCGCTGCTTTCCAGGCAGGAGATGAGTCGGATGACGAATATTTACTCGCATATAACCCTGTACATTATATACGTGTACCCCTATTTTTTGTACCTGATGGTCTGGCTGAAGCAACGAAAGCAAAGGGCGAAACCAACCAGCAAAGGAGAGAGTGCCTGA
- a CDS encoding SRPBCC family protein, with translation MDLRFDFYIGATPEQVWHVLTSDEGVKSTFFGCTIRSTFQVGDEMAYVGPGKDGDDTVHVYGKILQFEPHHIFSFTEHPGPAYYENHAELQTRVTITLEPVGGCTKLTLIQDQWTKDHPSHASASSNWPMMLSSIKTYAETGKTLDFGY, from the coding sequence ATGGATCTTCGCTTCGATTTCTACATTGGTGCTACGCCAGAGCAGGTCTGGCATGTCCTTACTTCCGATGAAGGCGTAAAGAGTACTTTCTTTGGCTGTACGATCCGTTCAACTTTTCAAGTAGGCGATGAGATGGCCTACGTTGGTCCGGGAAAAGACGGTGACGACACGGTGCATGTATACGGGAAAATCTTGCAGTTTGAACCTCATCACATTTTCAGTTTCACTGAACATCCTGGTCCTGCCTATTACGAGAATCATGCGGAATTGCAGACTCGCGTCACCATTACCTTAGAGCCGGTTGGCGGCTGCACCAAACTGACACTGATTCAGGATCAATGGACAAAAGACCATCCCTCCCACGCAAGTGCCAGCAGCAATTGGCCAATGATGCTCTCGTCGATCAAGACGTATGCGGAGACAGGCAAGACACTTGATTTTGGCTACTAA
- a CDS encoding methionine ABC transporter permease has protein sequence MDWTFENVDWAEIGEGTMDTLTMLGFSTLFTVLIGLPLGIILFLTSRGQLLQNRTFYTIASFVVNVLRSVPFIILMILLIPVTKMLVGTSLGVLGAIPPLVFGAAPFFARLVETSLREIDKGVIEAAQSMGASNWQIVWNVLLPESRSGLIAGITITTVTLVSYTAMSGVIGGGGLGDLAIRYGYQRFQTDVMIVTVVILLVMVQILQSLGDRLVLKFSRK, from the coding sequence ATGGACTGGACATTCGAAAATGTGGATTGGGCTGAAATCGGCGAAGGTACGATGGACACGCTCACGATGCTTGGCTTTTCCACCCTGTTTACCGTCCTGATTGGTTTGCCGTTGGGCATCATTCTGTTTTTGACTTCTCGCGGACAGCTTTTGCAAAACCGCACTTTTTATACGATCGCATCATTCGTTGTCAACGTATTGCGCTCGGTACCATTTATCATTTTGATGATCTTGCTGATTCCTGTGACGAAAATGCTCGTAGGAACCTCACTCGGTGTACTGGGTGCCATTCCGCCGCTCGTGTTTGGGGCCGCTCCATTTTTCGCACGTTTGGTGGAAACCTCTCTGCGTGAGATTGATAAAGGCGTGATCGAGGCCGCACAATCTATGGGTGCTTCCAATTGGCAGATCGTCTGGAATGTCCTTTTGCCAGAGTCTAGGTCAGGTCTGATCGCAGGTATTACGATCACGACGGTAACACTGGTCTCCTACACGGCAATGTCTGGGGTAATTGGCGGCGGTGGTTTGGGTGACTTGGCGATCCGATACGGTTATCAGCGTTTCCAAACCGATGTCATGATTGTGACTGTTGTTATTTTGCTGGTGATGGTACAGATCTTACAATCGCTGGGGGACCGTCTGGTTCTGAAATTCAGCCGCAAATAG
- a CDS encoding MFS transporter, which translates to MISPSAFLNRYPREAIFFLIASFINSSGSAFMWPLTTLYVHTILQRSMTEAGFVLMIQSLAGIFGQFIGGSLFHRLGAKRLIVGALIIQGLIQFSIPFVQSWPVYLILMMGLGFTFNLSFPAIQAFIGFRWKEQRRELFNIVYVGNNLGMAIGTALAGVIATLSFQLTFWFNSTSTLLFALFFFLFMKNISHQELVGENQEEQQKHRVKNNFTLLFRYQLYLFMALGAALIFFSNTVWNTGVAPYITEQGMPLSSYSWLWTINGIIIFAGQPITSWIKRLLNQSLSAQLVVSAIAYAVGFGCMLAYHGSYYAFVVGMVITTFGEMLISPTIPTFISEKTGENAPFYLGVVGAITTGGRLLGPLAMGFMYDHGGIHPALFLATLVSAGSVLLCLLHAYFQREKQAEVAKY; encoded by the coding sequence GTGATATCACCGTCCGCTTTCCTCAATCGCTATCCACGTGAGGCCATTTTCTTCCTCATCGCCAGCTTTATTAACTCCTCCGGGAGCGCTTTTATGTGGCCGCTTACTACCTTATACGTACATACCATTTTGCAACGCTCCATGACAGAAGCCGGATTCGTCTTGATGATCCAATCTCTGGCTGGAATCTTCGGCCAATTCATCGGCGGATCGTTGTTTCATCGACTCGGTGCCAAACGTCTTATTGTCGGAGCATTGATTATTCAAGGACTTATTCAGTTTTCCATTCCTTTCGTTCAGAGCTGGCCTGTCTACCTGATTCTTATGATGGGGCTTGGTTTTACCTTCAACCTGTCATTCCCGGCTATTCAAGCATTTATCGGTTTTCGCTGGAAAGAGCAGCGTCGCGAATTATTTAACATCGTCTACGTCGGCAATAATTTGGGGATGGCAATCGGAACCGCGTTGGCTGGCGTCATTGCCACTTTATCCTTCCAGCTTACTTTTTGGTTCAACAGCACGAGCACCTTATTGTTTGCCTTGTTCTTCTTCCTTTTTATGAAGAATATATCCCATCAGGAGCTGGTCGGGGAAAACCAGGAAGAACAACAAAAGCACCGCGTGAAGAACAACTTTACCCTGCTATTCCGCTACCAATTGTACTTGTTTATGGCCCTGGGCGCAGCATTGATTTTCTTTTCCAATACGGTATGGAATACAGGTGTCGCTCCTTATATTACCGAACAAGGCATGCCGCTGTCTTCGTATAGCTGGCTGTGGACCATCAACGGGATTATCATTTTTGCCGGGCAGCCCATCACTTCCTGGATCAAGCGGCTGTTGAATCAGAGCTTGTCTGCCCAACTCGTCGTCAGTGCCATCGCGTATGCTGTCGGTTTTGGGTGTATGCTGGCTTACCACGGTAGTTATTACGCATTTGTTGTCGGAATGGTTATCACTACATTTGGAGAAATGCTCATCTCGCCTACTATCCCTACTTTTATATCGGAAAAAACCGGAGAGAATGCACCCTTTTATTTGGGGGTCGTAGGGGCGATTACAACTGGTGGAAGGCTCTTGGGGCCGCTGGCTATGGGGTTCATGTATGACCATGGCGGAATTCATCCAGCTCTGTTCTTGGCAACACTTGTCTCTGCGGGTTCGGTCCTGCTCTGTCTGTTACATGCTTATTTTCAACGGGAAAAACAAGCAGAGGTTGCTAAATACTGA
- a CDS encoding LCP family protein, whose protein sequence is MKIWKRVLLLLLVVMAATAGYYGYSFYQFTQNIQEPNIAPPSGGNPTKAAEIPEWDGKERVNILLMGVDRRGMKNNGLPRSDSMMLVSIDPMGKRYDMFSILRDTYVDIPGKGSSRINSAIVEGGPELAMETVSQFTGLPVDRYVITDFEGFKALIDAVGGVEIDVEKNMYYHDPTDKGVYDINLKKGLQKLDGDKALQYVRFRHDATSDYTRTERQRKLMTAVVDQMKNGTTLMQLPTILKEVTPYVQTNISSVDMLKLSALGLKLNTLEPGNYQLPPMGMFRESHRAGSVLVPDVDQVQSFIQEKIAPPTEATDQTVGEKKSSTQN, encoded by the coding sequence ATGAAAATATGGAAACGAGTGTTGCTTCTTTTGCTTGTCGTGATGGCTGCGACAGCTGGATATTACGGATACTCTTTTTATCAATTTACTCAAAATATTCAAGAGCCCAATATCGCACCGCCTAGTGGTGGGAATCCAACCAAAGCAGCAGAAATACCAGAGTGGGATGGCAAGGAACGTGTCAACATCCTGCTGATGGGAGTAGACCGCAGAGGAATGAAAAATAACGGGCTTCCTCGTTCTGACTCCATGATGCTGGTCAGCATCGATCCTATGGGGAAACGTTATGATATGTTTTCAATCCTGCGTGATACGTATGTAGATATTCCTGGTAAAGGTAGCTCGCGGATCAACTCTGCGATTGTAGAAGGCGGACCTGAGCTGGCAATGGAAACGGTTAGCCAGTTCACTGGACTTCCGGTAGATCGTTACGTGATTACTGACTTTGAAGGCTTCAAGGCTCTGATTGATGCAGTAGGCGGAGTCGAGATCGATGTAGAAAAAAACATGTACTATCATGACCCGACTGACAAGGGTGTCTACGATATTAATCTGAAAAAAGGTCTGCAAAAGCTGGATGGAGACAAAGCATTGCAGTATGTCCGTTTCCGCCATGATGCGACCTCCGATTATACACGGACCGAGCGTCAGCGGAAATTAATGACGGCAGTCGTAGATCAGATGAAAAATGGTACGACGTTGATGCAGCTTCCTACCATTTTGAAGGAAGTAACACCGTATGTTCAAACCAATATTAGCTCGGTGGACATGCTCAAGCTGTCTGCACTCGGATTAAAATTGAATACGTTAGAGCCAGGTAACTATCAGTTGCCGCCAATGGGGATGTTCCGCGAATCGCACCGCGCAGGTTCAGTTCTGGTTCCGGATGTCGATCAGGTTCAGTCGTTTATCCAGGAAAAAATCGCTCCTCCTACAGAAGCAACGGATCAAACCGTGGGAGAAAAGAAAAGCAGCACGCAAAACTAA
- a CDS encoding peptide ABC transporter substrate-binding protein, which produces MNRNLKLFLGAMLVAGSMLAGCSTSTQPSTTTPPAEGTAASAEKPANARPQVFRANIVSEPSTADPGLAKDATSGAIIRATFDGLTRFDANAKPVNSVASDVKLSDDKLVYTFTLRDSKWSNGDPVTAHDFVYAWKRALGKTFGAEYAYQLYYIKNAKLIHEGKMKPDELGAKALDDKTLEVTLENPTPYFLELTAFYTYYPVNKKVVEANPKWANEAATHVSNGPFKMTAWEHKSKIVLEKNEHYWDKDVVKLDRIEFAMIEDDNTALSMFENGELDWAGQPLGGLPTDAIPSLKESGKLVVHPKATMYWYKMNTTKGPLSNVKIRKALAYSVDRQTIVDNITQVGQVPTMGMLPQSMIIKKDGYFKDNDVETAKKLLEEGMRELNMTTLPPITLSYNPSDRHKKIAEAIQDQWKQKLGIDIKIMVKESAVHLQDMHELNYEMGRIGWNADFNDPMNYLEMFRDGKTGNNDTGWEDPRYQELLKQSSVEIDPEKRKQLFAEAEQIFMDAMPLIPLFTDVDVWVQSDKVKGVQVDGLGFIDLKWAEMTE; this is translated from the coding sequence ATGAATAGAAATCTCAAGTTGTTTCTTGGCGCGATGCTGGTCGCCGGAAGCATGTTAGCTGGATGTTCGACGAGTACGCAGCCATCAACGACAACCCCTCCGGCTGAGGGAACCGCAGCATCAGCTGAAAAGCCTGCAAATGCAAGGCCGCAGGTATTTCGGGCGAACATTGTGAGTGAGCCTTCGACAGCGGACCCCGGTCTTGCGAAGGATGCCACTTCGGGAGCGATCATCCGTGCTACTTTTGATGGCTTGACGCGTTTCGATGCAAATGCTAAGCCAGTGAACTCAGTAGCATCCGATGTGAAGCTCTCGGATGACAAACTGGTGTATACGTTCACGCTTCGCGACTCCAAGTGGAGCAATGGAGATCCAGTCACTGCCCATGACTTCGTGTATGCATGGAAGCGTGCACTCGGCAAGACATTTGGTGCCGAGTATGCCTATCAGCTGTACTACATTAAAAATGCGAAGCTGATTCACGAAGGCAAGATGAAACCCGACGAACTCGGTGCAAAGGCTCTCGATGACAAAACACTGGAAGTCACGCTGGAGAATCCAACGCCTTACTTTCTGGAGCTGACGGCTTTCTACACATACTACCCGGTTAACAAAAAAGTAGTGGAGGCCAATCCGAAATGGGCAAACGAAGCGGCGACGCACGTAAGCAACGGTCCATTTAAGATGACAGCGTGGGAGCACAAGAGCAAGATCGTGCTTGAAAAGAATGAGCACTACTGGGATAAAGACGTAGTAAAGCTCGATCGCATTGAGTTTGCGATGATCGAGGACGATAATACAGCCCTGTCCATGTTCGAGAACGGTGAGCTGGATTGGGCAGGCCAGCCGCTCGGTGGACTTCCCACCGATGCGATTCCGTCACTAAAAGAGTCGGGCAAACTCGTTGTTCATCCAAAAGCAACGATGTATTGGTACAAGATGAATACGACAAAAGGGCCGCTCAGCAATGTGAAAATTCGTAAAGCACTGGCATACTCGGTAGATCGTCAAACCATCGTAGATAACATCACACAAGTCGGACAGGTGCCAACGATGGGGATGCTGCCGCAATCCATGATTATCAAAAAAGACGGATACTTCAAGGATAATGATGTAGAAACAGCGAAAAAGCTGCTGGAAGAAGGCATGAGGGAGCTCAACATGACAACGCTGCCTCCGATCACCTTGTCTTACAATCCAAGCGATAGACATAAGAAAATTGCCGAAGCGATTCAGGACCAATGGAAACAAAAGCTCGGCATTGATATAAAGATCATGGTGAAAGAGTCCGCCGTTCATTTGCAGGATATGCACGAACTCAATTACGAGATGGGCCGTATCGGTTGGAATGCAGACTTTAATGATCCAATGAACTACCTGGAAATGTTCCGGGATGGTAAAACAGGCAACAACGACACGGGCTGGGAAGATCCCCGCTACCAAGAGCTGCTGAAACAGTCATCGGTTGAAATTGACCCAGAGAAACGCAAGCAACTATTTGCAGAGGCTGAACAAATCTTTATGGATGCCATGCCGTTAATCCCGCTGTTCACGGATGTGGATGTGTGGGTGCAAAGTGACAAGGTGAAAGGCGTTCAAGTGGATGGACTCGGATTTATCGACCTGAAGTGGGCAGAGATGACAGAGTAA
- a CDS encoding MetQ/NlpA family ABC transporter substrate-binding protein encodes MKKLVVSVLSTVLAFSLAACGGKTETAPAPAEGGAQGGQKEVTLKVGASPVPHAAILKFIQPKLKEQGVNLEVQEFTDYVQPNVQVNEKQLDANFFQHKPYLEDFNKGQNMNLVPVVPVHIEPFGAYSKKIKSVDELADGATIALPNDPTNSGRALALLEKNGVIKLKEGAGISGTVKDVVENKKNLKFKEVEAAMLPRVLEEVDLALINTNYALEAKLVPTKDALFIEDKDSPYANFLVARPDNKDSEAIQKLAKELNSPEVKKFIEDEYKGAIIPAF; translated from the coding sequence ATGAAAAAGCTAGTCGTATCTGTACTTTCTACTGTATTGGCATTTTCTTTGGCAGCTTGCGGAGGCAAAACGGAAACAGCACCTGCTCCAGCTGAAGGCGGCGCACAAGGCGGACAAAAGGAAGTAACATTGAAGGTAGGCGCTTCTCCCGTTCCACATGCAGCAATCTTGAAATTTATTCAACCAAAACTGAAAGAACAAGGCGTGAACCTGGAAGTCCAAGAGTTCACTGATTACGTACAGCCTAACGTTCAAGTGAACGAAAAACAACTCGACGCAAACTTCTTCCAGCACAAGCCTTACTTGGAAGATTTCAATAAAGGACAAAACATGAACCTGGTGCCAGTAGTGCCTGTACACATTGAGCCATTCGGAGCTTACAGCAAAAAAATAAAATCTGTTGACGAATTAGCTGATGGCGCAACAATCGCGCTGCCAAACGACCCAACAAACAGCGGTCGCGCACTCGCACTCTTGGAGAAAAACGGCGTGATCAAACTGAAAGAAGGCGCTGGCATCAGCGGTACAGTGAAAGACGTTGTTGAGAACAAGAAAAACCTGAAATTCAAAGAAGTAGAAGCAGCAATGCTGCCGCGCGTTCTGGAAGAAGTAGATCTGGCGTTGATCAATACGAACTACGCGCTGGAAGCAAAGCTTGTTCCAACGAAAGACGCTCTGTTTATTGAAGATAAAGATTCTCCATACGCAAACTTCTTGGTAGCTCGTCCTGACAACAAGGATTCCGAAGCCATTCAAAAGCTGGCAAAAGAACTGAACTCACCTGAAGTGAAAAAGTTCATTGAAGATGAATACAAAGGCGCGATTATTCCAGCGTTCTAA
- a CDS encoding spore germination protein has protein sequence MDRESARNWFSHTSDLVTEHIDEPEGRVLLFFLSTMADAKVVYSELIPKLREICLEESGIEVIAQHLGASSSSRVFDEGEAIERLLSGHIVIQVEESSYGLAFPSDGSVGRNIQAPEIETVVLGPQIAFVEELNVNICIIRKYMSTPRLFHERLRVGKTIPMNVSMLYMIGTVDEENVNTVRQRINHLELDTSLDSTILAQHIADNEKSLFPTLQQTERPDRVVHGLRQGQIAILVEGSPFALLGPTTLLQFFQSPDDYYLRWSLATFNRLMRIFAMILSLILTPIYVAALTYHYEMIPADLLLSLAQSRSRVPFPPLWEAILMELIIELLREAGARLPTKVGQTIGIVGGIVIGQAIVQAGFTSNILIIIVALGALSSFIAPSYMIGSTIRVVRFPMILLAGVLGALGIVVGFSFLASHLLRQTSLGRPYMYPIYPVRFSDWKDGFIRAPLSSLSERLKFFNPKRISRFDRDRAKEKKDIDE, from the coding sequence ATGGATCGAGAGAGTGCGCGCAATTGGTTTTCACATACTAGCGACTTGGTCACTGAACATATTGATGAGCCTGAGGGCCGCGTGCTACTTTTCTTTTTATCGACCATGGCGGATGCCAAAGTTGTTTACAGTGAGCTCATCCCGAAGCTACGCGAGATTTGTTTGGAGGAAAGCGGGATTGAAGTGATTGCTCAGCACCTAGGAGCGTCTAGCAGCAGCCGAGTCTTCGATGAAGGGGAAGCCATTGAGCGTTTACTCAGCGGTCATATTGTCATTCAAGTGGAGGAATCGTCCTATGGCTTGGCGTTCCCCAGTGATGGCTCAGTTGGCAGAAACATTCAAGCACCAGAAATCGAAACCGTTGTACTCGGCCCACAGATCGCCTTTGTAGAAGAACTGAATGTGAACATCTGCATCATTCGCAAATATATGTCTACCCCTAGATTGTTCCATGAACGATTGAGAGTGGGGAAAACCATACCGATGAATGTGTCGATGCTGTATATGATTGGGACGGTAGATGAGGAAAATGTGAATACGGTGCGTCAACGGATTAATCATCTGGAATTGGACACCAGTCTGGATTCTACCATACTGGCTCAGCATATCGCAGACAATGAGAAGTCATTATTTCCTACTCTTCAACAAACAGAGCGTCCAGACCGAGTCGTACACGGTTTGCGACAAGGGCAGATTGCCATACTCGTGGAGGGGAGCCCGTTTGCTTTACTCGGCCCCACCACCCTATTACAATTTTTTCAGTCGCCAGATGACTATTACTTGCGCTGGAGTCTCGCTACTTTTAACAGGCTCATGCGAATCTTTGCCATGATTTTGTCCCTGATCCTGACCCCGATCTACGTGGCTGCGCTGACCTATCATTACGAGATGATTCCAGCTGATCTGTTGCTTTCTCTCGCGCAATCGCGCTCTCGGGTACCGTTTCCACCACTGTGGGAGGCCATCTTGATGGAGCTGATCATTGAGCTTTTGCGGGAAGCGGGAGCGAGGCTGCCGACCAAGGTCGGTCAGACGATTGGTATTGTAGGCGGTATTGTTATCGGACAAGCTATCGTTCAGGCCGGATTCACCAGCAATATCTTGATTATTATCGTTGCCCTCGGGGCTTTGTCATCCTTTATCGCGCCTAGCTATATGATCGGCTCTACAATCCGGGTGGTTCGTTTTCCGATGATTTTGCTGGCAGGTGTACTGGGTGCATTAGGCATTGTGGTCGGATTTAGTTTTTTAGCCAGTCATTTGCTTCGCCAGACCAGTCTGGGCCGTCCTTATATGTACCCGATTTATCCCGTGCGATTTTCAGATTGGAAGGATGGCTTTATACGCGCTCCCTTATCCTCCCTTTCGGAACGGCTCAAGTTTTTTAACCCAAAACGAATATCACGCTTTGACAGGGATAGAGCCAAAGAGAAGAAAGACATTGACGAGTGA
- a CDS encoding methionine ABC transporter ATP-binding protein, which produces MIQLRHLHKSYQVQGKTIPALTGIDLSIEQGEIYGIIGHSGAGKSTLIRCINLLERPTSGEVIVDGVDLTKLDEGKLQEKRRSIGMIFQHFNLLSSSTVGENVAFPLKLAKRPKAEIDKKVNELLKLVGLEAHKDKYPSQLSGGQKQRVGIARALANDPKVLLCDEATSALDPQTTNSILGLLLDINRKLGLTIVLITHEMHVIRSICDRVGVIDGGKIVESGNVLDVFLRPKHPTTQEFVEQVADSTELREAVEHEKASGNRTIARVTFLGEKTYQPILFQTMQETGTVFSILQGTISRMKDTPYGQLVIELEGDVAQNQKTIETLRQRGLEVEVI; this is translated from the coding sequence TTGATCCAACTGCGTCATTTGCATAAAAGCTATCAAGTTCAAGGTAAAACCATCCCAGCGTTAACGGGGATCGACCTTTCCATAGAGCAAGGCGAAATTTACGGGATCATTGGACATTCGGGTGCCGGGAAAAGTACATTGATCCGATGCATCAATTTGCTAGAGCGCCCAACTTCAGGGGAAGTTATTGTGGACGGCGTCGATTTGACAAAGCTGGATGAAGGGAAGCTGCAAGAAAAGCGCCGCTCAATCGGCATGATTTTTCAGCACTTCAACTTGCTGTCTTCTTCGACAGTCGGCGAAAATGTCGCTTTTCCGCTCAAGCTGGCAAAGCGTCCAAAGGCAGAGATTGATAAGAAAGTAAACGAACTGCTGAAGCTGGTGGGCTTGGAGGCACATAAGGACAAATATCCGTCCCAGCTGTCTGGCGGACAGAAGCAGCGTGTCGGGATCGCCCGTGCGCTCGCGAATGATCCAAAAGTGCTGCTCTGTGACGAAGCTACATCGGCTCTCGATCCGCAGACGACGAACTCCATTCTGGGACTGCTCTTGGACATCAACCGCAAGCTGGGCTTGACCATAGTGTTGATTACTCACGAGATGCACGTCATTCGCTCTATTTGTGATCGTGTCGGCGTGATTGATGGAGGAAAGATCGTCGAGTCGGGTAACGTACTGGATGTATTCCTTCGTCCGAAGCATCCAACAACACAAGAATTCGTGGAACAAGTAGCAGATTCTACAGAGCTGCGCGAAGCAGTCGAGCACGAAAAAGCCTCGGGGAACCGCACGATTGCTCGTGTCACCTTCCTCGGAGAAAAAACGTACCAGCCGATCCTGTTCCAAACGATGCAAGAGACCGGTACGGTGTTCAGTATTTTGCAGGGAACAATCTCCCGCATGAAAGATACGCCGTATGGTCAGTTGGTGATCGAGCTGGAAGGCGATGTCGCACAGAATCAAAAGACCATCGAGACGCTGCGCCAACGTGGCTTGGAAGTAGAGGTGATATAA
- a CDS encoding Ger(x)C family spore germination protein yields the protein MLPKRLFALWCSCVLVLAGCSDRQIFDETGLATSVGYDLLKDGNIRGTAIMPSINPEAKEKIQVFSATGETSKGIRDRINLQSDKRVLGGQIRVALYSEKLAKRGLGSIVDTLYRDSSISSRVYLCLFEGETYDMLTYPYSEAGNIGIYLYRMIEQNIEGEKIPSSTMHEFFRAYYDKGIDPIMPFIAKKGNELQIKGIALFQGERYVGWITPKEAFLIKLMHGKFRIGSYDTSVPAHIFGEVHKNHGSKNDRVQLVFDTISSHSKIELTQVSPPIFDIYIRLNARILELTLPLKLENARLMKIMEHALEEELGKELQKVVHKLQDLNVDPAGFGIVYRSNRRGKANMTQAEWRKMFKDATFHFHVKSTIIRNGVMD from the coding sequence ATGCTGCCCAAGCGTCTTTTTGCCTTGTGGTGTTCATGTGTCCTTGTTCTGGCAGGCTGTTCAGATCGGCAAATTTTTGATGAGACAGGACTTGCCACGTCTGTCGGCTATGATCTGTTAAAGGATGGAAACATTCGGGGGACAGCAATCATGCCCTCCATTAATCCGGAGGCGAAAGAAAAGATACAAGTTTTTTCAGCCACCGGTGAAACCAGCAAGGGAATTCGGGATCGGATCAATTTACAATCAGATAAAAGAGTATTGGGTGGGCAAATACGTGTCGCACTCTACAGTGAAAAATTGGCAAAGCGTGGACTTGGCAGTATCGTTGACACGTTGTATCGGGATTCCTCTATTTCCAGCAGGGTTTATCTTTGCCTTTTCGAAGGCGAAACATATGATATGTTAACGTATCCCTATTCTGAAGCAGGGAATATCGGAATCTATCTATACCGTATGATTGAGCAAAATATTGAAGGGGAAAAAATTCCGTCTTCCACCATGCATGAGTTTTTTCGAGCTTATTATGACAAAGGAATCGACCCGATCATGCCGTTTATTGCAAAAAAGGGAAATGAGCTGCAAATCAAGGGTATCGCATTATTTCAAGGGGAGCGTTATGTAGGGTGGATCACACCAAAGGAAGCCTTTTTAATCAAGCTCATGCATGGCAAATTCAGGATTGGGAGCTACGATACTTCTGTCCCTGCTCATATTTTTGGCGAGGTGCACAAGAATCACGGAAGTAAAAATGATCGTGTGCAGCTTGTCTTTGATACGATTTCCAGCCATTCAAAAATCGAGCTGACCCAAGTATCTCCCCCGATCTTTGATATTTACATCCGATTAAATGCGCGGATTTTGGAATTAACCCTCCCGCTGAAGCTAGAGAATGCAAGGTTGATGAAAATCATGGAACATGCACTGGAAGAAGAGCTCGGAAAAGAACTGCAGAAAGTAGTCCACAAATTGCAGGACCTCAATGTCGATCCAGCTGGGTTCGGGATCGTGTATCGTTCAAATAGAAGAGGGAAGGCAAATATGACGCAGGCCGAATGGAGAAAGATGTTCAAAGATGCGACATTTCACTTTCACGTAAAGTCGACCATAATACGCAACGGCGTCATGGATTAA